Below is a genomic region from Medicago truncatula cultivar Jemalong A17 chromosome 3, MtrunA17r5.0-ANR, whole genome shotgun sequence.
AATGAAATCAACTATGCTAAAACTGCAGAAGGTTTTTCCACACTCACTCAACATATCAAAAACATCCTTATTCATGTATAAATTGGAAAGAGCAGCCACTTGCATGTAAAAAGTCATGGACAATCTGGGTAAACACAATGTGCTGAGCAGCATAAGAGTTAATCATGAAAGAGATAGCAAAGACCTATCTGTGCATACACAGTTGGTGAAACCATGGTTCCATCATCAATCAACTGCATACAGAAATTGAATCAATATATGATACGAGCAAATACATTCAAGAGCAAATTACTTTACTATCCGCCCAAGGATCAGGGCAACCTCTTGGATATCTCGCTTCTTGGCCGCTCTTTACActgtcccaccatttggtggtgtgtataaaaaaaaataaaaattaagccCTCTTTTTCTCCTGAGCATTGCTATATGTCACGACAAAATTCTTTAAGAAATTTTCCCGAATCACCAAATACCAAACAATCTTCAATTATTAGATTActattaaacttaaaattagtcaCCACATAGCTAAGTAAGCTTCTCCCACACTATCCACGTTTATTTTAATCGTATGTGTAGAAAATCTAGATGCCACCTCCTACTATGTATTGGGACACCAAAAATGCCTAACCTTTGAAACTATCTATATTGCTTCTTTTATTTACGGCAAATCATGTTAGCAGTTGATTGTTACTCAAACCCTTTTTCCACTGTGATAGTTGGAGCATCTTGTTGTgtctaatggttaaaaaaaatcatttcgtGTATTTGTCGTGAATTTTCTTTCGCTGGATTAAGCATTTCCCTTTTCTCCTACCTTTGAATTTTTCAAACATTAATGTGCAAACAAGCGCCCTCTCATGGCCTAACTAGcacttttaatttgtttttaaatgaatataaatGTAAACCAATTTTAAAGTTTCTTTCTAGGTTTTGGGAGTAAATATACTTATatctgttaatttttttattttctatatactaatactaatataaaagttaatgtccattgattttaccattttgcccttaggaggggcaatttggtaaattacaaattggttgagtttttttttaaggttggcctatgaatttccatttttgcccctaaccaattttttaattattttctaatttttatatttttaataacttttaattatttttcaatttttatatttttaattatttttaatttttttctcccaaattcagttgcttctacattgccgttgtgggagattaaggtatcgtttgacaaacttctctacatttttaaggagaagttagtccaaatacaatatcaattaagtacttactaaaaaatgtactttttttaatgcataaaattgaatgtaatgagCTTTgctcaaaagttgttgaatgctacttcaaaaaactatttctcgacaatttatttcacaagtatctctcttcaattcacgttgggaaccttttcttttattttttaatattatttttggataatatgtaatcataattcacacatcattggttcctttttggttccaattgttttcatcctaaacattTATGTCAattcataatatcataaactgattatatgatctctaaatcagtccatacatattttatgatgaatcacaatgttccgttgttttaacatcttttctttcgaagaattttttttatgtcgtGATTATCAAAGGTTATTATTtgactttagataaacattaaatgtaaaagtgtggagggaaaaattaggttaaaattagagctgacattttgcataaattaaatctagggttaatatagtaaagtcacacgaaaaaataggttaaatctagggttaatattgcgtcacggattaacatttagaaataagatatgacattttgcataaattaaatctagggttaatatagtaaagtcacacgaaaaatttaggttaaatttagggttaatattgcgtcacgggttaacatttagaaataagagatgtcattttgcataaattaaatatagggttaatataatttgtttagtaaaattaaagagaaaaattatgagcgatttgtttattttgatttccctaacaattaacgttaacattttgattaaattaaacatggttaattaaatagggttaatacagtaaaattaagcaaagaagttaggttaaatctagatgagattttgcataaattaaatctagagttaatatagtaaagtcacgcgaaaaaataggttaaatctagggttaatattgcgtcacggattaacatttagaaataagatatgacattttgcataaattaaatctagggttgttatagtaaagtcacacgaaaaaattaggttaaatctagggttaatattgcgtcacgggttagcatttaaaaataagagatgacattttgcataaattaaatctagtgttaatatagtaaagtcacacgaaaaattaggttaaatctagggttaatattgcgtcacgttaacgtttataaataagatatgacattttgcataaattaaatctagagttaatataatttgtttagtaaaattaagaagaaaaattatgtgcgatttgtttattttgatttccctaccaattaacgttaacattttgattaaattaaatagggttaatacagtaataTTAAGCAGAGAAGTTATGTTAAATCTATgacaaaattttgcgttcgaattaactttaaggaataagatattacaatagttgttatgttattttttatgcagTGCTTTAGGCTctgtgttgcaaaattttggtttacgcaactttgattttcacatttataaaggacaacaattttccgtatttataatatttcttttttggaactaaatttttttaaaaaaatacgttattcaacccgaagcaggtttgtaactagttttttttaaaataaaaccatAACTTTTCTCCAAACACATGAAAGGAAAGTAGTGTTGCTTTCTCACTCATTACTActgtttcttcttttgttttctctACTTACACGCACTAGTGCGCATTAGGCCCACAAATCATTCACCTCTAATGACAATCTATTGTATGTTAAAATGGCAATTATGCAGGAGAGGTAGTGGGGCTCATCTAGAAACAGTTGTGTGCAATTTATCATAATCACAACAATATAGTTTTGCCTTAAAATACTTcacattattctttatttccaAAAGATATGTAATGTTTACATCGCTGTAAAACTAGTGATTTTTGTTGGATTCTCCTAAGACATGATCTTGCTTAATTTGTTGAGAAAGTTCTTCATATAAACTAGCAGTAGTGGCACTGAACTTCTCCATGGCAACAAAGATCTGCTTCAGACCTGATTGTAAGCTAAGAGAATCAACTATATCATCATTATTATGAATAGCATCCCCTACTTCTCTCGGTTCTTTTGCAATTGGAGCCATCTTTCTCTCTCGAGCCTTCACCATTTTGTCCAACTTTTGCTCTTGGCTGTCcaaaattttcacttttttctctATTTCCTTGTCCAGTGTTGAATTCTTCTGAAgctctaaaatattatttttcaacaGTTCATTTACTCTGAGTATAAACCCATTTACAGCTTCAACTACATTCTTCTCTGAAATATTATCCATTGCCTTTGACCATTTGTTAAGGACCACAAACACAGGTGGCGCACCAAAGGGAGTTGAATCATTCTGTAGTTCTTCAGATTCATACATTAGACATCTTACTAGCCAATCATTCAGGGCTTTCACATGGAACTTTTGAGCTTGAATCCAATCTAAGAAGCTTAAGTTCCATTTCTGTAACTCGGTTTTGAGCTTTATTGCTGCATCAATATTAGCATTGCAAGGCTTTCTGTTAAATGAGGAGACATCTAAAGCTTTGGTTTCAACAATTTCCTGATACTGGCGTTTGTAACATTCTTGCATATCTTTCCACATTCCGAGAAACCTTTCGTCAGCAAGTAGACgggaaaaagaaatcaaaagaatATAACAATCTGTTAGATTTAAGAAAATATAGGTGCATTAATGTTCAAaacaaacttcaaaagaaacataaataaatgaacTTTGATATAAAGAAATAGTCTCTCATAGGCTGTCcattttcaatcattttttggttttgcaCGGCATGAAAATCATATTCGAGACATGGTCGGATACTAAATATTGACACTTCTTCCAGCTAGAATTCAAATAGTTGTAAGAAACTAGCCATTTCTACTAGATTCAACTTCAATTAATCATTTGtcaatcatttcataataagtGGTGAACAATAGCAAAACATTTATGATTTAAGATCAATACTATACCTACCAAGTACCAACTAACTACATAGgttcaaaaaattaaacatggaTTTATTTACAAGAAACAAAGTTATGACTTACATGAGAATAAACCTGCTAATCTGCGGCCAAAGCTCTTCTTCCGTCAATTTACTAATAGAGTTAGATATCTTGTCAACTACTTGGATAGAAACTTTCATTTTTGTAACTAAAATACTGATGAAAGCTTTTATGGAATTAATTTTTTGTGCATCAGCATCCTTTTTATTCATACGTCTCAACTGCTTACACTTCTTCTCATGGAGTGTGCGCAATTTTTCCTCAGCCTGAAAAACAAAGGAGTATTTAGTGTCTTCAACCATAAAAggcatataatatatttttacttatgCTAAATTTCGAAAGCAAACTAGCAACTTATACATGCATGATCAAAATTATGACAAAAACAATTCCAAAACAGAACAAGGATTCTCatgaaatttaattgattttttttgctatcgctaaaataaagttaatattaatattaagctttttagattttcttttgttcttaCAAAGTTTCCCCAAACAAAACCTAGATAGGTAGATGTGAGGCTCTCATTTTAGGTGCAAGTGGTGCTTTCCCTAAGCTACATTGCATAATGCATACTGCCTAATAAAAGCGTTTGACTGAGCTGCCTACCATCACAGAGTCGGTGTAACTATTGGgttcatttctttttcatgtgACTGTTATATGGATATTATGTACCATCATTCTCTTGGaaatgttttcataaattaagACACTTTATTCTaaaagttaaataagtttttcgtccctttaaatatatcaaattttgattttagtctctaCTCTTCTGCATATCCGTTTTTACATGCACAATCAATATCTCTTAAACTAAGTTATTTAACTCTGTATTTAGAAGGAaacaagcaaaacaaaaaacaaagaacaatTTATACCTTGACTTCATGATACAGCTTCTTCTCCCACATGCATAGTTTACTCAAAGTAGAGCATAGATTTTCATAGCTGATCCCCTTGTCTTTGTAAACTCCTTGACACTCCGCTTGGCGTCCACATGGTGATTCCACGCATTTAACCATTAGGGGATTCGATGGAGTAAACACATGCATAATCTTGCACGAAACTAATTACCAAAAATCTCaatttagttaattattttgattactTAATAATTGAAAACACTAAACAATGACTAATTAAATTGTACAACTTGCTTGCTTACCTGGATTGAGTTCAATTTTTGAATGGTAACGAAGTTTTCCAACGTCTAGCATTTCCAAAATCACATTCCCTGAATCCGATGCCCTTTCAAATAGAATCTGAATCTCTTTCACTGTTTCAGAAAAACCTTTCACAGATTCCATTTTCGGAGAATTGCTACATTCTTCTAACTCCGGTaactttttctccaaaattgaactctcttctttcaaattAGCTTCCTTATTTTTCCCTTCTCCGTTTTCTGTCTCACTCACGTTAACTCCGTTAGATTTAACACACTCACTTTTCTGAGTCACGTGACCGTTaaccttttccttttccttttctttttcatccGTTATGCTGGTGTCAGTGTAACCGTCCCCACCGTGACTGTAACGTACTTTGAATTTCTCGTACGGTTCAAAGAAGTCCAAAAATTCCCAAGCAGAGTTGCTCGGAGGAGGCGGTGACGGCGGATTTAAACCGGAAAAGTTTCCGGTGGTATTCGACGGAGGCGGAGGAGAATAGGAATCGTAGATAGGTTTGACGTAGGTCATGAAAGTCACATTATCAGGAACTGAGGATAAAACGGTGTCGTGGTGGAGATAATCATAACGTCTATAACTGTGAGTGCATAATTGAGAATTTTCTTCTGTATCCTCCGGTTCTGGTTCTGATTCAGAATGCAGCGGGACGTGTTCAGCATCTGAATCAGAACTAGAAGATGATTTTGAGCGTGGTGGAGGTGGTGATTTTGAGAGTGATGGTTTGGTTTCGCCagaaaaatcttcaaattgCTTGAAGAAATGAAGGAGAGTAGGGCCAAGTGTTCTGAGGGAATAcatgtgtgccacgtgtgcatCGGCGAGGGAGTAGCTTTGACGGAGTGATTCGTCGATGAATTTGAAACGGTCGCGGCACAATGACACGGCCGGAAGCCGGTCAAGTCTTGAGGCGTTGCAGCCCATCGTTATGTTTGGATGTGAAAATGGGAAAAAAGATAACGGgtttaaaattatgaatttgtttGTACTTATTGAAAAGGAGGAATTTCATTGGGATGGGCTGTGGTATGAAGTGTTGTTTATTGGTCAATTTTATCAATGGTAATGAATGAGCATTATTATGGTAATAGGGGACTAGGAGTGGACCTCAAGTGTAACTGTGAAGATAGTAAAGTGGCGGGTAGTGATATAGTACAACCAACgtctctttctttgtttttgaagattttgggCAAAAGTTGCTTCTCATTTTACCATTTAGTGCGTGCTTTAACTACAGTGCTCGCCGTTATCTCTATGTAAAAATCACTCGAATATATGCACTTGCTGCCAATAGAGATAAAAGGGACAACAATGTAACAATGGTCACATACTCACATCTACAGCTAAAAAAATTTGTCACTTGCTGCCACTTGTAGAACACATTGGTTTTTTTTCTATACTCCTCTTTTATAACAATGGTCACATTTACAGCTCAAAAATTTATCCTTTTCTCATGAATGAAGTGATTGAAATTAACCACgtaaagaaaaaagtaattgaAATTAACATTCTAAACACGTTAATAGGTCTTTtctcctgtaatataggtcatttccggtttttcctctataattttttttttttttgatttaccccgtAATAGGCCaaataaaaacgaaaaattcttaaaaaaaaaataaaattgatttttgtttggcctattagtgaggtaaatcaaaacaaaaaatttttacagagggtaaatcaaaaaaaatattttatagggggaaaatcgaaaatgacctatattacaaggggtaaagacctattaacccttctAAACAATTCAAATGCTTCAATTAGTTTCTCttcatgtaacaaaaaaaactagtttcTCTTCATTTCTAGACTCTTTTTTTGATAGAGTAATTTCTAATCTCTTTGgagcaattgattttttttgcacaaaaaaaaagagtaattggATTTTTCTTCAACTTAAGTTTTGATGAGATATTTTTATAAAGTTGGAAAATTTTggggtaaaattataaatatataatgaaaagtgattcaaaatgataattttaaaatatttggatcgaatttaaaattttaaaaagttgagggtctaacttcaaaatttaaaaaatggaaaattttgaaaaatgcagagtgcaattttttaaatttaaaaaataaatagggattaatttataaaaatttgaagcATGTAACAACCAATTCGCATAATTTGAAAGGATTATAAAGACTAATTTGATATCCATCCCTCCCAAGttcttatttttcatatattataaTAAGAATTAACTAATGATTTATAAGATTAATTtggtataattattattttctttcatttataacTTGCTCTTAATTTCCTAAAAAGAAAACTTGCTCTTAATTTGTGTAATACTTAAGCCACTAAAATTAAGTGTAGAACAAGtcggtttggtttgatttttggaatgaaacaaaatatcaaccaataaaatttgttgatttggtttgattcaatttttataatatttttctatgtaATGTGAACCACAGGTACCAGATTAAAAACAAGTTAGTTTGCTTGCTCCATTCgggtttagattttttttttttgacaaaaacaaaatgatattcattcattaaaatcaatagaatacatcagaatcaagatcgctaaaaacgtaaaggatgaatctgcgaacaaactcacaccacccaagttaatagcatacaacggcaaaatgcctacaaataatatgatataatctAAATCACCAGAATACTCTTGCTTCTGGATatgcaacgttgacgtccaaatcattgattgaatctgtgATTGACTGAagttgatctttcaatatgaaccaACGAACACAGCAACAAGATGCCAAATCAAACAATGCCGCagaagacgacgaacaacacaaggtcgcacttagacgacgaaatcacaaaaaaaaaaaacacaaaagaaaacgcctgatatttgtgaaaatcacttatttagatcgaacgaaagggaaaaaaagatgCAGAAGGAGATTTTAGGTCAATTTGATCTAAAATCACCCCTCCTCGATGAGCGAAAGAGAAGGAAAacttagagagaagttggagtttctctcactaaaaaaacTAGGGTCGACTTCTGGGGttttaaatattaaagaaatatatttttaaaactctaaagaatttacattttttgaagTACATAAgctaaaatgagaaaaataatacaaatagtttaaaacaacattaatgtaatatattttttgcttaatacatcatttggtcccttaacttattttcggtTTTGAATTTGGTctcctaactataaagtgtctcaatctggtcccataaatcttatgtcgtttactattttggtcatctccattagtttttaacatcaaatttctAAGGTGAATCATATCTAAAGGTGGTCCACCATAaaccttattaaatttttaaattttaaccctttgattttttctttaaaagagaATCGTTGGATCATGTAGGATCTATTGTATTTTACTGTGAACCACTAACACCTAATATTTTTCATACagttcttcatcttcttcatcgtcttcatcaatcttcaaataatttcaaaagaaaaaaacttgaagaaatccagaaaactaaaaacatatttttttttttattaaaagctTCAAAGATTCAATTCTCCATTTCAAGTTTCGTTCGCTAACTGGTGGTACCTTTCCTATGCTATCTTCTTCATTTCATTCTTATAGTCTtcaatttcttccattttccaCTCCTTCGTGAAGCTTGTTTTCTATATGCACATCATGTGTTTGTTTATTGATAAGACTCTCAATTATGAGAAGAGGGATGCATCATAATCTAAAGCGTGGCTAAATAACAAATAAGGAAAATCCCATTACAAATACAGAATCTTCTGAAACTTTCACCTCTtctttcactttcattttttcagaacaaaaacataaacatcaaTTGAATAAAATCAACTTGAACAACAAAGTTGTCAAGCCATGTCTTTGTTATTGTTAACAAAATTAGATTAACCAAATAAGCACAAACGAATTTATCATCATTGAATTTTCGTTTGCAGGTTCAAAGATTCAATTGAATTTATCATCATTGTCTTTGTCTAATGTTCCAGGTTTAGAGATGGTATAAAGTTAAagcagagaagaaaaaaaaggaattttgtgGTTACTGATTTTTTGTGATGTTGTGAATTTGAGGGTTTGGaatttttgtgaatttaagTTTCAATTAGAAGAGATTTAggtttttggaaagaaaaaatgtggaaaaattcaattaagatatgaggaagaagaagagagaagatgaaaagtgaaaaaaattaggtgctgACGATTCACTGTTAAATACAATAGACATgcaatcaaatggttaaaattatatcaaaaaatttagacattaaaaaactaacggagatgaCAACATTAGTAAACGGAGGAAAACTTATGAGACAAAATTGAGACGTTTtaaagttaggggaccaaaatgaaaacaaaaaataagttaagggactaaatgatgtattaagcctatatttttattttttaacaaagtacTACCAACATAACTGAAATAATGACTTGAAACCTTAGAATGCGCTCCTCTCAAGGTGGTAGTTGATTTCTTTCGTTGTCAATTTCGATTGgctaatttagtttcttaacaAAAAGCTAAtgtgaaataaaagaaattataataatat
It encodes:
- the LOC25490291 gene encoding protein ROLLING AND ERECT LEAF 2, with product MGCNASRLDRLPAVSLCRDRFKFIDESLRQSYSLADAHVAHMYSLRTLGPTLLHFFKQFEDFSGETKPSLSKSPPPPRSKSSSSSDSDAEHVPLHSESEPEPEDTEENSQLCTHSYRRYDYLHHDTVLSSVPDNVTFMTYVKPIYDSYSPPPPSNTTGNFSGLNPPSPPPPSNSAWEFLDFFEPYEKFKVRYSHGGDGYTDTSITDEKEKEKEKVNGHVTQKSECVKSNGVNVSETENGEGKNKEANLKEESSILEKKLPELEECSNSPKMESVKGFSETVKEIQILFERASDSGNVILEMLDVGKLRYHSKIELNPVSCKIMHVFTPSNPLMVKCVESPCGRQAECQGVYKDKGISYENLCSTLSKLCMWEKKLYHEVKAEEKLRTLHEKKCKQLRRMNKKDADAQKINSIKAFISILVTKMKVSIQVVDKISNSISKLTEEELWPQISRFILMFLGMWKDMQECYKRQYQEIVETKALDVSSFNRKPCNANIDAAIKLKTELQKWNLSFLDWIQAQKFHVKALNDWLVRCLMYESEELQNDSTPFGAPPVFVVLNKWSKAMDNISEKNVVEAVNGFILRVNELLKNNILELQKNSTLDKEIEKKVKILDSQEQKLDKMVKARERKMAPIAKEPREVGDAIHNNDDIVDSLSLQSGLKQIFVAMEKFSATTASLYEELSQQIKQDHVLGESNKNH